Proteins encoded in a region of the Larimichthys crocea isolate SSNF chromosome XVI, L_crocea_2.0, whole genome shotgun sequence genome:
- the mrpl58 gene encoding large ribosomal subunit protein mL62: MAAHIARFSLIFRRGAGAHVIPQHVKPRSVLTRDINNTLQISVGYGTRGTNGTQDAQVHIPVERLTVSYSRSSGPGGQHVNKVSTRAEVRFNVKTADWIPEDVRRKIFEKNKNCINKAGELLVTSQLSRSQQRNLSDCIQKISAIIAKASEKPHEPTEEDIALREDRLEKRNRERLNQKKIHSAMKKSRRVDFD; encoded by the exons ATGGCGGCACACATAGCACGGTTTTCTCTAATATTCCGTCGCGGTGCAGGAGCACACGTGATTCCACAGCACGTGAAACCGAGGAGTGTTTTAACACGAGACATTAACAACACGCTACAGATAAGTGTTGGTTACGGGACCAGAGGGACAAACGGCACACAG GATGCACAGGTGCACATTCCAGTGG AGCGTCTGACAGTGTCTTACAGCAGAAGCAGTGGTCCTGGTGGTCAGCACGTCAATAAAG TCAGCACGAGAGCAGAGGTCCGGTTCAATGTGAAAACAGCAGACTGGATCCCAGAAGATGTCAGAAGGAAAATCTTTGAAAAG AACAAAAACTGCATCAATAAGGCCGGGGAGCTGCTGGTGACCTCTCAGCTGAGCAGGAGTCAGCAGAGAAACCTCTCTGACTGTATCCAGAAGATCTCTGCCATCATAGCAAAGGCCAGCGAGAAACCGCATGAACCGACAGAAGAAGACATCGCTCTCAGAGAAGACAG GTTAGAGAAGAGGAACAGGGAGCGGCTCAACCAGAAGAAGATCCATTCAGCCATGAAGAAGAGCAGACGAGTGGACTTTgactaa
- the LOC104924909 gene encoding cerebellar degeneration-related protein 2-like yields the protein MLSSGRMEEFVTEEEEPWYDQQDLEQDLHLAAELGKTLLERNKELEDSLQQMYITNEEQVQEIEYLSKQLEVLRDMNEQHAKVYEQLDGTARELERTNHTLVMDSKASQQKIERLTGTIETLQNQVESLSGQVEQLRSMEQLRVRREKRERRKTIHSFPCLRELCTAPRYEDEFVVGRAESFSVDVKPQPFEEENQHLREAVSALRAAVRTERGRREGVERECNLLIAEFSTLQTRVQDAESCQGRVRELEVELQELQQLRRARTFLLSSEDDGVTLTQTVLNSTPETDTFLEVEVGETGGGVREVTEGGGGVGGEPLPESSPVRKSCSDTALNAIVARDASGRRRGSYALHANSVRKRGMSILREVDEQYHALLEKYEELLGKCRRHEESLCHAGVQTSRPVSRDPSMKDCAMGPTPAPPPTPTQSPSTPEAIESISKQVEAVDKRLGQNTPEYKALFKEIFSRIQKTKMDIKATKAAKASKSGKSGKSSKH from the exons ACCTCCACTTGGCGGCAGAGCTGGGGAAGACTCTGCTGGAGAGGAACAAGGAGCTGGAGGACTCCCTGCAGCAGATGTACATCACTAATGAAGAGCAAGTGCAAGAAATCGAG TACCTGTCGAAGCAGCTGGAGGTCCTCCGGGACATGAACGAGCAGCATGCCAAAGTGTACGAGCAGCTGGACGGGACTGCCCGAGAGCTGGAACGCACCAACCACACGCTGGTGATGGACAGCAAGGCCTCGCAGCAAAAAATAGAGAG GTTAACAGGGACCATTGAGACTTTGCAGAACCAGGTGGAGTCTCTCTCAGGGCAGGTGGAGCAGCTCCGCTCCATGGAGCAGCTCCGAGtcaggagggagaagagggaacGACGCAAGACCATCCACTCCTTCCCTTGCCTGAGGGAGCTTTGCACAGCGCCCAG GTACGAGGACGAGTTTGTGGTAGGCAGGGCTGAGAGTTTTTCTGTAGATGTGAAGCCTCAACCGTTTGAAGAGGAGAACCAGCACCTGAGGGAGGCGGTGTCGGCTTTGCGAGCGGCTGTCCGGACTGAGAGAGGGCGTAGAGAGGGTGTAGAGAGGGAGTGCAACCTCCTCATTGCAGAGTTCTCCACGCTGCAGACGCGAGTCCAG GATGCTGAGAGCTGCCAGGGGAGAGTGCGTGAGTTGGAGGTAGAGCTACAGGAGCTGCAGCAACTACGTCGTGCTCGGACTTTCCTGCTGAGCAGCGAGGACGACGGCGTGACTCTTACCCAGACTGTCCTCAATAGCACCCCGGAGACTGACACATTCCTTGAGGTGGAAGTCGGGGAGACGGGAGGAGGTGTGAGAGAAGTGactgaaggtggaggaggtgtgggaGGAGAGCCTCTCCCCGAGTCCAGCCCTGTGAGGAAAAGCTGCAGCGACACGGCGCTCAATGCCATAGTGGCCCGTGACGCGTCCGGCCGAAGGAGAGGCAGCTACGCTCTCCACGCCAACAGCGTGAGGAAGAGGGGGATGTCCATCCTCAGGGAGGTGGATGAGCAGTACCACGCCTTACTGGAGAAATACGAGGAGCTGTTAGGGAAATGTAGGCGCCATGAAGAGAGCCTGTGTCATGCCGGGGTCCAAACTTCCAGACCCGTCTCCAGAGACCCGTCCATGAAAGACTGTGCTATGGGGCCCACCCCGGCCCCTCCACCTACACCTACCCAGTCGCCCTCAACCCCCGAAGCCATTGAGAGCATCAGCAAGCAGGTAGAGGCGGTGGACAAGAGGCTGGGACAGAACACTCCAGAGTACAAGGCCCTTTTTAAGGAGATCTTCTCTCGTATCCAGAAGACCAAGATGGACATCAAAGCTACCAAAGCTGCTAAAGCTAGCAAGTCTGGCAAATCTGGCAAATCTAGTAAACATTAG
- the daglb gene encoding sn1-specific diacylglycerol lipase beta has protein sequence MPGIVVFGRRWGIASDDLVFPGAFELFIRVLWWIGTMILFTYHKGHFDCNGRGVLHSYVVGLLVVLALIILSLCAIVYVSAQGTITNPGPRRSIPALVYLRALLYIPELVWACLGAVWVSDDSRGCDPATVGAVIAAVVASWIILLFTVLGVVFVFDPLGNPRPQAAAMEPLGVRDMESNEGTQFLSTARSLAVKVWESRLRLLCCCLPQDESHRAAFSSIAQLFSGFFSDTDLVPSDIAAGLALLHQEQDKMEQSRDPDLVVDHSPSSPIGENLETELQKAAHCMQFAAAAYGWPMYIYSNLLTGPCKLSRDCCRSRAAEYDIVGGDHLGCHFSSILHSTGLQYRDFIYVSFHNQIYEIPFFVALDHKREAVLVAVRGTLSLKDVLTDLSAECENLPIEGVSGACYAHKGICQAASYIYKKLVNDGILNQAFSIAPEYKLVITGHSLGAGTASLLAILLRNSFPTLQCYSFSPPGGLLSKALADYSKDFVVSVVLGKDLVPRLSIPNMEDLKRRILKIVSNCSKPKYRILLQGCWYELFGGDPDDGPTEMDDRREEELSQPLLGEESLMIRHSSSYQSLASDDSPAHKAAHLPLFLPGRILHVTEDGPSRRSCFSKVRYRADWSNEMAFRSILISPRMLADHMPDAVLRALNSLTSERPFSLCPSSLNNSQHNTI, from the exons ATGCCTGGGATCGTGGTGTTTGGTCGGCGGTGGGGGATCGCCAGTGACGACCTTGTTTTCCCGGGCGCCTTTGAGCTGTTCATCCGTGTGCTCTG GTGGATTGGCACCATGATCCTGTTCACTTACCACAAGGGTCACTTTGATTGTAATGGGAGAGGAGTTCTCCACAGCTATGTGGTTGGACTGTTGGTCGTGCTCGCTCTCATCATCCTGTCACTCTGTGCTATCGTCTACGTCAGTGCCCAAG GTACTATAACCAACCCCGGCCCGCGGCGCTCTATCCCTGCTCTGGTGTACCTGCGAGCTCTCCTGTACATCCCCGAGCTGGTGTGGGCCTGTTTGGGAGCCGTCTGGGTGTCTGACGACAGCCGAGGCTGCGATCCTGCCACAGTGGGCGCCGTCATCGCAGCAGTGGTTGCCAG CTGGATCATCCTGCTATTCACCGTGTTGGGcgtggtgtttgtgtttgatccGCTGGGCAACCCTCGCCCTCAGGCTGCTGCCATGGAGCCGCTTGGAGTGCGAGACATGGAGAGCAACGAGGGCACCCAGTTCCTCTCCACAGCTCGCTCGCTGGCCGTCAAGGTGTGGGAGAGCAGGCTGCGGCTGCTGTGCTGTTGTCTGCCGCAGGACGAAAGCCACCGGGCGGCGTTCTCCAGCATCGCGCAGCTCTTCAGCGGATTCTTCTCT gacACAGACTTGGTCCCTAGTGACATAGCAGCTGGTCTGGCTCTGCTGCACCAGGAGCAGGACAAGATGGAGCAAAGCAGAGACCCAGACCTTGTTGTGGATCACAGCCCTTCCTCTCCTATC GGGGAGAATCTGgagacagagctgcagaaagCGGCTCACTGCATGCAGTTTGCTGCAGCAGCTTATGGCTGGCCGATGTACATTTACTCCAATCTTCTTACCGGGCCCTGCAAACTCAGCAGAGACTG CTGTAGGAGCCGCGCGGCCGAGTACGACATCGTCGGGGGAGACCACCTCGGCTGTCACTTTTCGTCCATCCTGCACAGCACCGGTTTGCAGTACAGAGACTTCATCTACGTCAGCTTCCACAACCAG ATCTATGAGATCCCGTTCTTCGTGGCTCTGGATCATAAGAGAGAGGCTGTTCTGGTGGCTGTCAGAGGAACACTGTCACTCAAG GACGTCCTGACAGACCTGTCTGCTGAATGTGAGAACCTGCCTATAGAAGGAGTGTCCGGAGCCTGCTACGCTCACAAG GGCATTTGCCAGGCGGCCAGTTACATCTACAAGAAGCTGGTGAACGACGGCATCCTGAACCAGGCGTTCTCCATCGCGCCG GAGTATAAACTGGTCATCACCGGTCACAGCCTGGGCGCCGGCACAGCCTCACTTCTTGCCATCCTCTTGCGGAATTCCTTCCCCACCCTGCAGTGCTACTCGTTCTCTCCACCAGGGGGACTCCTGAG TAAAGCTTTGGCTGATTACTCCAAAGACTTTGTGGTCTCAGTCGTCCTCGGGAAGGATCTGGTTCCGAG GCTGAGCATTCCCAATATGGAGGATCTGAAGAGGAGGATACTTAAGATCGTTTCCAACTGCAGTAAGCCAAAG TACCGCATCCTGCTGCAGGGATGCTGGTACGAGCTGTTTGGAGGAGACCCGGATGACGGCCCCACAGAGATGGacgacaggagagaggaggagctcAGCCAGCCGCTGCTGGGGGAGGAGTCGTTGATGATTCGCCACTCGTCCTCTTATCAGAGCCTGGCGTCAGACGACTCGCCCGCCCACAAAGCTGCACACTTACCCCTGTTCCTGCCCGGACGCATTCTGCATGTCACAGAGGACGGGCCGTCACGGAG atccTGTTTTTCCAAGGTCCGGTACCGTGCAGACTGGTCCAATGAAAT